The Botrytis cinerea B05.10 chromosome 6, complete sequence region ACTCCTCCATTGAGAAATACACCAGCAAGAGTAGGGGTTATGAGAAGAAATATGATGAGGAGTTCAACGGAGGATGTAGAGCCAATGATAAGAAGAGCAAAGCAGTGGATGAATAGTAGCCAGTGGGATAAAGATGAGGGAGTATGTCTAAAATCGAGTGGAGAGTAGATCACAGCTGTAGTAGAACAAACTTGAAAGTTGGATATACACGGACTTAAAGGGTTTTTATTATTCctcaattattattcattaaaTACTGCCTTCTTTATTAAACTCGCCTTATAGCTCTTTGCTAAATCTTATTGtcaacaaataataaataaccAAGTCATTTATAGATGATGGGACTTCAAGGCTTGTATATTACTATAAAATGATAGTAGATCATGGAAACTCTGTGAAAGTTTAGGGCATGCCATTATTCATTGTTCTGAGGATCCGGCTTATATGGAGACTTTCATATGACAGGAACAAAGTAGCTAGGATTCAGTCGCTTATCAGTCAATCTAGTATGTAAACTGGCCATTCGAAGAATCGAATATGAATATCCCAGAAAATCCAAGAGCGAAACGACTTCAAGAATGAGGTGTAAATTGAATAGCGTTCACTAAACGCTCTTATTATTTCATAAAGACATACTACCGCCCAAAACTCCAAAAGGTGAACGCAACTAAGAACTCCTTGACGTACTTCACTCGTCTTGAGCAGTCTATCTCGTCCCATATATCCAGCAACCAGCCTAAACACCTTTGATATTCTCCGTGCCATCTCGTAAATCATAGTAACTCATCACTGCCACTTGCGACACTGTTCTCGATTGCATCCAGTATTGCGCTCTCCTCAAAAACTGGTCCTTGCCCATCGCACTTCGCAGCGTTCTTCAGCCTTTCACTAACAATTCCTACATCCACCAGACCTTGCTTGTACAGCGGATGTTTGATAATATAGTCCCACGTCGCACCCGCAGCCAACAACCTTTCCCCCTTATCACTTGTTACAATTCGATGGCTGGGAAATTTATTGTCGTGCGCATGTAGAACCTCGGTGTAGAAGTCCGTAGGTGTATACTTCATGGGCCCGACATTCGATAGAGGTTGCGGACTTCCATGATTAGAATGCCTCGATGTcgctttcaatatttcattttccgTCGCGGCTTTTGTAAGCTGTAGTTTCAAGCGCTCGTTTTCTTGAGCCAGATCTCCGGTATTTTTTTCCAATGCCGCAAGCTTGGCTTCTAACTCTTTTACATGTCGCTCTTTGCGTTCGCGGAAGGCTCGTTGTCTGATTTCTCAGGTCTTAGCATAGTATGGGATGGAGTGAAGCTTCAAAATGAGTGAGCTCAAAGAGATGGTCTTACGCTTGGCGGTTTTGGGCTTTGCGCCGGGATTGTGCCGGAGTCAAATTCTCCTCTTCGTCGCTATCTCGTCGCATCGCATCGTCCATTACGTCGGTAGGCATCTCGGTATACATGGGATGGGAGATCGACGGTTTGTGCTGTGAAAGCGGGGTTGTGACGTTGGGAATGCGCGAGTCGTACTGATTGGCATAATCATAGGGTTGGAACTGATCAAAGGCATCCTGCTGTGTGATGTTAGCAGGAACATTCTGCTCACAGGAGATGGGAGAAATACAGGCGGAGAGTTGCTGAATTCATCGGTAGTTGATGCGTTTGTATGAGTTGGGgtaggagggaggagagggaaaaacGACTGAGCATTCGGAGTGTAATATGAATAATCCATCTTGTATCTTGTATGTTGAGAGGAGATCGATACGCCAAGAGCGTTATCGAGTACGAGCTATACTATCAAACAGtatttaatatcttcaaCGAGAGATATCTTTCCGATTGTATCGATATATTCGCCCGCTTCCACAATGATATGAACTCCTAGAATGAATTCGCTGGCTTGAGAAGGCTTGTGAGGTCGTAGATGCTTGGAGCAtttgtggatatggatatggatatggataatAAGGTTACACGCTAGGAACCCTGGGATTTGGTAAGGATGGCGACAAAAACGCCTGAGCATCACAAATCTTCCCCCCTTCAATAAATTCGGCAAAACAGGATAGCATCCTATTGCACAGATACTACATGCTTATCCCACTCCAAGTGTTTTGCAGACTTGTACGTTTGATGCCAGGAATGTCAATCATGAGACCTCTGCACTTATATCCCCGTGAGTAAGTATGCTAATTGCATGATATGTGTAATTACCCATGAGCCCTATGTCTCATTAGACGATTACCGTATGTTTCGACGAAAACTTGGGCATGGTCGACGAGAAGAACAgctttttgtgtttttgagagCAAGCTGCCTGTGAGTCTATCATAATTGGAACACAAGTAACAGGTTCATGAGGGACTGATCCGATATCTGATCTGATACTAGAGTATATTCATCTCACAGATTTTCTGACATCACATTCGCACGGTTTCAGACTGAGTGCTTtcgagagagaaggagaCGGTTCATTCCATAAGCGGTGCTGACTCATCGCGCGACCAATCTTCATAAGTTTTTACGCGATCAAAGGTAATGCCCGATATCAACGTTACATACAAGTACAACGTTAGACTCTCAGCAGTACTATCTCACATCGTGAACCAGTTTAATCTCTGGATCGGACCAGTATCTCGAATGGCGCCTACTGACTAGACATATTAGGCATGGCCATAATTCCCTTGTTAGTATGAGTTTTCTTACATACTTGGACGCATTCAGCTTCGGCATATCAGCAGATTCGAATGGCTACACGTATGCTGGCATGATAAAAGCCATAATTTCTTCCGGGACGACAGTCCCCTCTACAATGACCATTTTGGAACATATGTGATCATACACCTCAGCCAAGCTTTCGACTTGGTGGTACAATTTTCAATACACCCTAATGACTGGTAGTGGCGTCAGAGCTGTTTAGACGACTCTATTGTCACGTTCTCCACGGGGAAGAGATAATCTATGTAACCGCGTGGCCACAAGATCCCCACAGTCTGCAGTATAGTATTGCCTAGCGCAGAGAGAGCTAGCACTCAAAGGCAATCTTGATCTGTGGTTATGGCGGAAAGACAAGACAATCATCgtaaatataatttcatgGTCGCCGAGACGTACCAAACCAACGACGCTGAAGCGGAAATATCATCAAGACATGTTGTCTTAATAGATTGCCACAACCATATATAATGAACTACGTGACATCAGTTGTCATCGATCTTTTGGCCTACCGTATTCCATATTGTCTAATGGTATAATGGTCGAAACCCTCTGTCGATTGTGAATTGAGTTCTCTTCGACTAAGGTATAATAAGTAGCCCATTTCCCCACAACCGTTTCAAGAAAGGCTATTTAATTAGAGTTGCTTGTTAGATTGCCCATATGctattctttcatttctcaaattttctGGATgtcaataattcaatttccttGAGGTTCAACAACTAGTGTCATTAACTTTGGCTGCGCTTCTGTCTTAGAGTCAATACTCACTTCTTCAAGCGTGTACAGATCACTCAATTAATCGTgagaatttgaatgaatattttgGCCAAGATTGATATCGTCGCACAGCAGTTGGTAGtgcatttccattccatggATGCCAGCTTCTCTGGGGCGCAAGGGCATGGAGGGTCAAAAGCCGGCCTTCGAATATTCCAAGTAAGGAGATATATCTTCGTTCCGTCCTCTCACTTAATCACCTCACACACTTGCCAGTAGTTTATGAAGCTACCTAATGATTTTTTAAcctatatttttcaataatctaaTCGGTGCCCATCAAAGAGGCCatattcttgtttttgattgaaaggTAGCACAAGTAGAGTTCCAGTTGAGCAATCAAAGTCTGTTCTCTCTTGAG contains the following coding sequences:
- the Bcyap3 gene encoding Bcyap3 → MDYSYYTPNAQSFFPLLPPTPTHTNASTTDEFSNSPPQDAFDQFQPYDYANQYDSRIPNVTTPLSQHKPSISHPMYTEMPTDVMDDAMRRDSDEEENLTPAQSRRKAQNRQAQRAFRERKERHVKELEAKLAALEKNTGDLAQENERLKLQLTKAATENEILKATSRHSNHGSPQPLSNVGPMKYTPTDFYTEVLHAHDNKFPSHRIVTSDKGERLLAAGATWDYIIKHPLYKQGLVDVGIVSERLKNAAKCDGQGPVFEESAILDAIENSVASGSDELL